In Juglans microcarpa x Juglans regia isolate MS1-56 chromosome 8D, Jm3101_v1.0, whole genome shotgun sequence, the following are encoded in one genomic region:
- the LOC121243403 gene encoding branched-chain amino acid aminotransferase 1, mitochondrial isoform X2, whose amino-acid sequence MISRRACFRNLLQSLRTSYSSSKIGDYYRFASQASSSLQQVFEPSTYSDDEYPDVDWDNLGFCMMRTDYMYMTKCNKGECFEQGQLSRYGNIELSPAAGVLNYGQGLFEGTKAYRSEDGRLLLFRPEQNAIRMKMGAERMCMPSPSIDQFVDAVKQTAIANKRWVPPAGKGSLYLRPLLMGSGQILGLGAAPEYIFLIYVSPVGNYFKEGFAPLNLYVEEEFDRASRGGTGGVKSVTNYAPGLKALTRAKSRGFSDVLYLDSVNKKFIEEVSSCNIFILKGNVISSPAANGTILEGVTRKSIIDIAREHGYQVEERVITIDELIDADEVFCTGTAVGVAPVGSVTYQGQRFEFKTGPHTVSQELYTTLEGIKRGLIKDNKGWIVEID is encoded by the exons ATGATTTCAAGGCGTGCATGCTTTCGCAATTTGCTTCAATCTCTTCGTACCAGTTATTCTTCGTCCAAG ATAGGAGATTACTATAGATTTGCATCTCAGGCTTCCTCTTCTCTGCAACAAGTATTCGAACCATCTACTTACAG CGATGATGAATACCCAGATGTCGACTGGGATAATCTTGGCTTTTGCATGATGCGTACTGATTACATGTACATGACGAAATGCAATAAAGGAGAGTGTTTTGAACAAGGACAGCTTAGTCGATATGGAAACATTGAGCTGAGCCCTGCTGCTGGAGTTCTAAATTATGGCCAG GGACTGTTTGAAGGCACAAAAGCATACAGAAGTGAAGATGGACGCCTTCTTCTCTTCCGTCCAGAACAGAATGCAATCCGCATGAAAATGGGGGCTGAAAGAATGTGCATGCCATCACCCTCCATTGATCAATTTGTCGATGCTGTGAAGCAAACTGCCATAGCCAACAAGCGTTGG GTTCCTCCTGCAGGGAAAGGGTCTCTGTATTTAAGGCCTCTGCTCATGGGAAGTGGTCAAATATTGGGTTTGGGTGCAGCACCTGAATACATATTCCTCATCTATGTTTCCCCTGTTGGAAACTATTTCAAG GAGGGTTTTGCACCCTTGAACTTGTATGTTGAGGAAGAGTTTGATCGTGCCTCTCGTGGCGGAACCGGAGGGGTCAAATCGGTCACCAACTATGCCCCA GGTCTGAAAGCTTTGACTAGAGCAAAAAGCAGAGGATTTTCTGATGTCCTATACCTGGACTCTGTGAATAAGAAGTTCATTGAGGAGGTGTCATCTTGtaacattttcattctcaag GGCAATGTTATTTCTAGTCCTGCAGCAAATGGGACCATTCTTGAAGGAGTTACCCGTAAAAGCATCATTGACATTGCCCGTGAGCATGGTTACCAG GTTGAGGAGCGTGTTATTACCATTGATGAACTGATTGATGCTGATGAAGTTTTCTGCACTGGAACTGCTGTTGGCGTTGCTCCTGTAGGGAGCGTTACATACCAGGGTCAAAG GTTTGAGTTTAAAACAGGCCCTCACACTGTGTCACAGGAACTGTACACAACCCTTGAAGGGATAAAAAGGGGTCTGATTAAAGATAACAAAGGCTGGATAGTAGAGATAGATTAG
- the LOC121243403 gene encoding branched-chain amino acid aminotransferase 1, mitochondrial isoform X1, producing the protein MIQRCTRFGNCKLLVQSFRAGSSSSPSSSSKIGDYYRFASQASSSLQQVFEPSTYSDDEYPDVDWDNLGFCMMRTDYMYMTKCNKGECFEQGQLSRYGNIELSPAAGVLNYGQGLFEGTKAYRSEDGRLLLFRPEQNAIRMKMGAERMCMPSPSIDQFVDAVKQTAIANKRWVPPAGKGSLYLRPLLMGSGQILGLGAAPEYIFLIYVSPVGNYFKEGFAPLNLYVEEEFDRASRGGTGGVKSVTNYAPGLKALTRAKSRGFSDVLYLDSVNKKFIEEVSSCNIFILKGNVISSPAANGTILEGVTRKSIIDIAREHGYQVEERVITIDELIDADEVFCTGTAVGVAPVGSVTYQGQRFEFKTGPHTVSQELYTTLEGIKRGLIKDNKGWIVEID; encoded by the exons ATAGGAGATTACTATAGATTTGCATCTCAGGCTTCCTCTTCTCTGCAACAAGTATTCGAACCATCTACTTACAG CGATGATGAATACCCAGATGTCGACTGGGATAATCTTGGCTTTTGCATGATGCGTACTGATTACATGTACATGACGAAATGCAATAAAGGAGAGTGTTTTGAACAAGGACAGCTTAGTCGATATGGAAACATTGAGCTGAGCCCTGCTGCTGGAGTTCTAAATTATGGCCAG GGACTGTTTGAAGGCACAAAAGCATACAGAAGTGAAGATGGACGCCTTCTTCTCTTCCGTCCAGAACAGAATGCAATCCGCATGAAAATGGGGGCTGAAAGAATGTGCATGCCATCACCCTCCATTGATCAATTTGTCGATGCTGTGAAGCAAACTGCCATAGCCAACAAGCGTTGG GTTCCTCCTGCAGGGAAAGGGTCTCTGTATTTAAGGCCTCTGCTCATGGGAAGTGGTCAAATATTGGGTTTGGGTGCAGCACCTGAATACATATTCCTCATCTATGTTTCCCCTGTTGGAAACTATTTCAAG GAGGGTTTTGCACCCTTGAACTTGTATGTTGAGGAAGAGTTTGATCGTGCCTCTCGTGGCGGAACCGGAGGGGTCAAATCGGTCACCAACTATGCCCCA GGTCTGAAAGCTTTGACTAGAGCAAAAAGCAGAGGATTTTCTGATGTCCTATACCTGGACTCTGTGAATAAGAAGTTCATTGAGGAGGTGTCATCTTGtaacattttcattctcaag GGCAATGTTATTTCTAGTCCTGCAGCAAATGGGACCATTCTTGAAGGAGTTACCCGTAAAAGCATCATTGACATTGCCCGTGAGCATGGTTACCAG GTTGAGGAGCGTGTTATTACCATTGATGAACTGATTGATGCTGATGAAGTTTTCTGCACTGGAACTGCTGTTGGCGTTGCTCCTGTAGGGAGCGTTACATACCAGGGTCAAAG GTTTGAGTTTAAAACAGGCCCTCACACTGTGTCACAGGAACTGTACACAACCCTTGAAGGGATAAAAAGGGGTCTGATTAAAGATAACAAAGGCTGGATAGTAGAGATAGATTAG
- the LOC121243401 gene encoding protein DETOXIFICATION 27-like has translation MGVRKEDEEPLLVSGPQQNEQEEEEEQERRREGNAGDLVRQTWLESKKMWAIAGPSIFSRLAMFSMTVITQSFAGHLSDLDLAAISIASTVIIAFTFGFLLGMASALETLCGQAYGAGQYHMLGIYLQRSWIVLFLFSLLLLPMFVFATPILKLLGQSDAVAEESGVVAMWLIPMHLSFPFQFTLQRFLQCQLKTGVIAWISGGTLAVHVFVSWLFVYKLSVGIVGTALTLDFSWWLSALGLFGYAVCGGCPHSWTGFSAQGLSGLWEFFKLSVASGVMLALENFYYRILIIVSGYFHKTEVAVDALSICITIFAWESMIPLGFLAATGVRVANELGAGNAKGAKFATTVSVLTSLVVGHLFWSIMMGFHEKLAMIFTSSPSVIAMVNELAVLLAFTILVNCIQPVLSGVAVGAGWQAVVAFINIGSYYLVGVPLAVFLGWLLPSGITSIWSGMICGTVVQTLILTVITLRFEWEKEAQKAQIHITNEVASNN, from the exons ATGGGAGTGAGAAAAGAAGACGAAGAACCTCTATTAGTGTCGGGCCCACAACAAaatgaacaagaagaagaagaagagcaagaGCGACGTAGAGAAGGAAATGCAGGGGATCTGGTCAGACAAACATGGTTGGAGTCGAAGAAGATGTGGGCGATTGCGGGGCCCTCTATTTTTAGCAGGCTGGCAATGTTCTCCATGACCGTCATAACACAGTCGTTCGCTGGCCACCTTAGTGACCTTGACCTCGCCGCAATCTCCATAGCCTCCACCGTCATCATAGCTTTCACTTTCGGCTTCTTG CTGGGCATGGCTAGCGCGCTCGAGACGCTCTGTGGCCAAGCTTACGGAGCCGGACAGTACCACATGTTGGGTATCTACCTTCAGCGTTCTTGGATTGTTCTGTTTCTATTTTCGCTTCTGCTACTGCCCATGTTCGTGTTTGCTACGCCCATACTAAAGCTTCTCGGGCAGTCCGATGCGGTGGCGGAGGAGTCGGGGGTGGTGGCAATGTGGCTTATTCCGATGCACCTGAGCTTCCCATTTCAGTTCACATTGCAGAGGTTCTTGCAGTGCCAGCTAAAGACGGGGGTTATAGCTTGGATCTCAGGGGGGACTCTTGCAGTCCACGTGTTTGTGAGTTGGCTTTTTGTATATAAGCTGAGCGTGGGGATTGTTGGGACTGCTCTTACTCTTGATTTCTCGTGGTGGCTGTCTGCTTTGGGGCTTTTTGGTTACGCTGTATGTGGAGGATGTCCTCATTCTTGGACTGGTTTTTCAGCTCAAGGTTTGAGTGGGCTCTGGGAATTTTTTAAGCTCTCTGTGGCTTCTGGGGTTATGCTCGC gTTGGAGAATTTCTATTACAGAATATTGATTATAGTGTCGGGGTATTTTCACAAAACTGAGGTTGCAGTTGATGCACTTTCCATCTG CATAACTATCTTTGCCTGGGAATCTATGATTCCTCTTGGATTTCTGGCTGCAACTGG TGTACGTGTAGCAAATGAGCTTGGTGCAGGCAATGCAAAAGGTGCAAAATTTGCAACCACAGTCTCAGTGTTGACCTCCTTAGTTGTTGGACATCTGTTTTGGTCAATAATGATGGGCTTCCATGAGAAGCTTGCGATGATATTTACCTCCAGCCCTTCCGTTATTGCAATGGTCAATGAATTAGCAGTCCTATTGGCATTCACAATACTTGTAAATTGCATTCAACCAGTTCTTTCAG GGGTAGCTGTTGGAGCTGGTTGGCAGGCTGTAGTGGCTTTCATAAACATAGGTAGCTACTACTTAGTTGGGGTCCCTCTTGCGGTTTTCCTGGGCTGGTTGCTACCTTCTGGGATTACG AGTATCTGGTCTGGAATGATTTGCGGAACTGTGGTTCAGACATTGATACTAACCGTCATCACCCTGAGATTTGAATGGGAAAAAGAG GCACAAAAGGCGCAGATTCATATAACAAACGAGGTAGCTTCTAACAACTAA
- the LOC121243403 gene encoding branched-chain amino acid aminotransferase 1, mitochondrial isoform X3 translates to MMRTDYMYMTKCNKGECFEQGQLSRYGNIELSPAAGVLNYGQGLFEGTKAYRSEDGRLLLFRPEQNAIRMKMGAERMCMPSPSIDQFVDAVKQTAIANKRWVPPAGKGSLYLRPLLMGSGQILGLGAAPEYIFLIYVSPVGNYFKEGFAPLNLYVEEEFDRASRGGTGGVKSVTNYAPGLKALTRAKSRGFSDVLYLDSVNKKFIEEVSSCNIFILKGNVISSPAANGTILEGVTRKSIIDIAREHGYQVEERVITIDELIDADEVFCTGTAVGVAPVGSVTYQGQRFEFKTGPHTVSQELYTTLEGIKRGLIKDNKGWIVEID, encoded by the exons ATGATGCGTACTGATTACATGTACATGACGAAATGCAATAAAGGAGAGTGTTTTGAACAAGGACAGCTTAGTCGATATGGAAACATTGAGCTGAGCCCTGCTGCTGGAGTTCTAAATTATGGCCAG GGACTGTTTGAAGGCACAAAAGCATACAGAAGTGAAGATGGACGCCTTCTTCTCTTCCGTCCAGAACAGAATGCAATCCGCATGAAAATGGGGGCTGAAAGAATGTGCATGCCATCACCCTCCATTGATCAATTTGTCGATGCTGTGAAGCAAACTGCCATAGCCAACAAGCGTTGG GTTCCTCCTGCAGGGAAAGGGTCTCTGTATTTAAGGCCTCTGCTCATGGGAAGTGGTCAAATATTGGGTTTGGGTGCAGCACCTGAATACATATTCCTCATCTATGTTTCCCCTGTTGGAAACTATTTCAAG GAGGGTTTTGCACCCTTGAACTTGTATGTTGAGGAAGAGTTTGATCGTGCCTCTCGTGGCGGAACCGGAGGGGTCAAATCGGTCACCAACTATGCCCCA GGTCTGAAAGCTTTGACTAGAGCAAAAAGCAGAGGATTTTCTGATGTCCTATACCTGGACTCTGTGAATAAGAAGTTCATTGAGGAGGTGTCATCTTGtaacattttcattctcaag GGCAATGTTATTTCTAGTCCTGCAGCAAATGGGACCATTCTTGAAGGAGTTACCCGTAAAAGCATCATTGACATTGCCCGTGAGCATGGTTACCAG GTTGAGGAGCGTGTTATTACCATTGATGAACTGATTGATGCTGATGAAGTTTTCTGCACTGGAACTGCTGTTGGCGTTGCTCCTGTAGGGAGCGTTACATACCAGGGTCAAAG GTTTGAGTTTAAAACAGGCCCTCACACTGTGTCACAGGAACTGTACACAACCCTTGAAGGGATAAAAAGGGGTCTGATTAAAGATAACAAAGGCTGGATAGTAGAGATAGATTAG